In Drosophila bipectinata strain 14024-0381.07 chromosome 2R, DbipHiC1v2, whole genome shotgun sequence, one genomic interval encodes:
- the kcc gene encoding solute carrier family 12 member 4 isoform X7, which translates to MQSNSAKDDSDEMEIIPSEHNGTVHETKNEDSGDIHRAEENQKSNIDPNLYLYDDDLATRPHISTFISSIANYENTIPAATDPDAKPAAPSARMGTLIGVFLPCIQNIFGVILFIRLTWVVGTAGAVCGFLIVLTCCCVTMLTAISMSAIATNGVVPAGGSYFMISRSLGPEFGGAVGMLFYTGTTLAAAMYIVGAVEIVLTYMAPWASIFGDFTKDAEAMYNNFRVYGTILLIFMGLIVFVGVKFVNKFATVALACVILSIIAVYVGIFDNIHGNEKLYMCVLGNRLLKDIPLDNCTKGDPFMVDIYCPGGKCDDYYLANNVTRVKGIKGLSSGVFYDNIFPSFLEKGQFISYGKNPTDIENTSGQSYNQIMADITTSFTLLIGIFFPSVTGIMAGSNRSGDLADAQKSIPIGTICAILTTSTVYLSSVMFFAGTVDNLLLRDKFGQSIGGKLVVANIAWPNQWVILIGSFLSTLGAGLQSLTGAPRLLQAIARDEIIPFLAPFAKSSSRGEPTRALLLTIVICQCGILLGNVDLLAPLLSMFFLMCYGFVNLACAVQTLLRTPNWRPRFKFYHWSLSLIGLTLCISVMIMTSWYFALIAMGMAIIIYKYIEYRGAEKEWGDGIRGMALTAARYSLLRLEEGPPHTKNWRPQILVLSKLNDNLLPKYRKIFSFATQLKAGKGLTICVSVIKGDHTKIANKAVDAKSTLRKYMTDEKVKGFCDVLVAQQIGEGLSSVVQTIGLGGMKPNTVIVGWPYSWRQEGRNSWKTFIQTVRTVAACHMALLVPKGINFYPESNHKIGGNIDIWWIVHDGGLLMLLPFLLKQHRTWRNCKLRIFTVAQIEDNSIQMKKDLKTFLYHLRIEADVEVVEMNNSDISAYTYERTLMMEQRNQMLRALGLNKKENSKVVQTIVDHHYDATKTASKVRFADPTIEEIQNHDSQNDEKRNSIDLDGPEQEDAPETTSSKDDSTEKADGDLKSSVKPDEFNVRRMHTAIKLNEVIVEKSQDAQLVIMNLPGPPREVRAERESNYMEFLEVLTEGLEKVLMVRGGGREVITIYS; encoded by the exons ATGCAAAGTAACAGTGCAAAAGATGATTCGGATGAAATGGAAATAATACCATCCGAACACAATGGTACAGTTcacgaaacaaaaaatgaag ACTCAGGTGATATCCACAGGGCTGAAGAAAACCAAAAGTCCAACATCGACCCAAATCTATATTTATACGATGATGATTTGGCGACCAGGCCCCATATATCAACGTTCATTTCATCAATTGCCAATTATGAAAACACGATACCAGCGGCCACCGATCCCGATGCAAAGCCGGCAGCTCCATCGGCTCGAATGG gTACCCTAATTGGAGTGTTCTTGCCATGCATTCAAAATATCTTTGGTGTCATATTGTTCATTCGATTAACATGGGTTGTTGGAACGGCTGGCGCCGTGTGTGGATTCTTAATTGTGTTGACCTGCTGCTGTGTG ACAATGCTAACTGCGATTTCGATGTCGGCCATTGCAACGAATGGAGTGGTTCCTGCGGGAGGGAGCTACTTCATGATATCCCG ATCCCTGGGCCCTGAGTTTGGTGGTGCGGTGGGAATGTTGTTTTATACGGGAACCACATTAGCAGCGGCAATGTATATAGTCGGTGCTGTGGAAATCGTATTG ACATACATGGCGCCGTGGGCATCAATCTTTGGGGATTTCACCAAGGATGCTGAGGCGATGTATAACAATTTCCGCGTCTACGGCACAATATTGCTCATTTTTATGG GACTCATTGTGTTCGTGGGTGTGAAATTTGTCAACAAGTTCGCAACAGTGGCACTGGCCTGCGTCATTCTGTCGATAATAGCGGTCTATGTGGGAATATTTGACAATATCCATGGCAACGAAAAGCTATA CATGTGTGTTCTGGGAAATCGACTTTTGAAGGACATCCCACTGGACAATTGCACAAAGGGCGATCCATTCATGGTGGACATTTATTGCCCGGGTGGAAAATGCGATGACTACTACTTag CAAACAACGTTACTAGGGTGAAGGGCATCAAGGGACTGTCCAGTGGCGTTTTCTATGACAACATTTTCCCTTCGTTTTTGGAGAAGGGCCAGTTTATATCCTACGGCAAGAATCCAACTGATATTGAGAACACCAGTGGCCAGTCATACAACCAGATCATGGCCGATATTACCACATCGTTCACCCTGCTCATTGGCATTTTCTTCCCATCGGTAACAG GTATCATGGCTGGATCTAACCGTTCTGGAGACTTGGCTGACGCTCAAAAGAGTATACCCATCGGAACGATATGTGCTATTCTGACCACGAGTACGGTTTACTTATCTAGCGTCATGTTCTTTGCCGGCACAGTGGATAATCTCCTGCTGAGAGATAA ATTCGGTCAATCCATTGGTGGAAAATTGGTGGTGGCCAATATTGCCTGGCCCAACCAGTGGGTCATTCTGATTGGCTCTTTCCTGTCCACCCTTGGAGCTGGACTTCAGAGTTTAACGGGCGCACCGCGTCTACTTCAGGCCATTGCCAGGGACGAGATTATTCCCTTCCTGGCTCCATTCGCCAAGTCCTCGAGCCGTGGTGAACCCACCCGTGCCCTGCTCCTGACCATTGTCATTTGCCAGTGCGGTATTCTCCTGG GTAATGTCGACTTGTTGGCGCCTTTACTCTCCATGTTCTTCCTCATGTGCTACGGTTTTGTTAACCTGGCTTGCGCCGTACAAACCCTGCTGAGGACTCCCAATTGGAGACCTCGGTTCAAGTTCTACCACTGGAGCTTGTCCCTGATCGGCCTGACTCTGTGCATATCAGTCATGATCATGACATCCTGGTATTTCGCACTGATTGCTATGGGAATGGCCattattatttacaaataCATTGAGTACCGAGG TGCCGAAAAGGAGTGGGGTGATGGCATTCGTGGAATGGCCCTCACCGCCGCCAGGTACTCGCTCCTTCGTCTGGAGGAAGGCCCACCGCATACGAAAAATTGGCGTCCCCAAATTTTGGTGCTTTCAAAGCTCAATGATAACCTCTTGCCAAAGTATAGGAAGATATTCTCCTTTGCCACCCAGCTGAAAGCTGGCAAGGGACTGACGATTTGTGTGTCTGTGATAAAGGGCGACCACACGAAGATAGCTAACAAAGCAGTGGATGCTAAGTCCACGCTGCGCAAATACATGACCGACGAGAAGGTGAAGGGATTCTGCGATGTCCTGGTCGCCCAACAAATAGGCGAAGGCCTCAGTTCAGT TGTCCAGACCATTGGACTGGGAGGCATGAAGCCAAACACTGTCATCGTGGGATGGCCCTATAGCTGGCGGCAGGAGGGGCGCAACAGctggaagactttcatccagACAGTTCGCACGGTGGCCGCCTGCCACATGGCTCTCCTGGTGCCCAAGGGCATTAACTTCTATCCAGAATCGAACCACAAG ATTGGTGGCAACATCGACATCTGGTGGATTGTCCATGACGGCGGCCTGCTCATGTTGCTGCCGTTCTTGCTGAAGCAACATCGCACTTGGCGCAACTGCAAGCTGAGGATCTTCACTGTTGCTCAAATCGAGGACAACTCGATTCAAATGAAGAAAGATTTGAAGACATTCCTGTACCATCTGCGAATCGAGGCAGATGTCGAAGTGGTTGAGATG AATAACAGCGACATTTCTGCCTATACCTATGAGCGGACACTTATGATGGAACAGCGTAATCAGATGCTGAGAGCATTaggtttaaataaaaaagaaaactccAAAGTG GTTCAAACAATTGTAGACCACCATTATGACGCCACCAAAACGGCGTCTAAAGTTCGCTTCGCCGATCCAACTATAGAAGAAATACAAAATCAC GATTCTCAAAACGATGAGAAACGTAACTCAATTGATTTGGATGGTCCCGAACAAGAGGACGCACCTGAAACTACTTCTAGCAAGGATGATTCAACAGAGAAAGCCGACGGAGACTTAAAGTCCAGTGTGAAACC gGATGAGTTCAATGTTCGTCGCATGCACACAGCAATAAAACTAAATGAAGTTATTGTAGAAAAGTCACAGGACGCCCAGTTGGTTATTATGAATCTACCGGGTCCTCCTAGGGAAGTGAGAGCGGAGCGTGAAAGCAATT ATATGGAATTTCTGGAGGTATTAACAGAGGGCCTTGAAAAAGTGTTAATGGTTCGTGGAGGAGGCCGTGAAGTTATAACAATTTACTCTTAA
- the kcc gene encoding solute carrier family 12 member 4 isoform X4, producing MQSNSAKDDSDEMEIIPSEHNGTVHETKNEDSGDIHRAEENQKSNIDPNLYLYDDDLATRPHISTFISSIANYENTIPAATDPDAKPAAPSARMGTLIGVFLPCIQNIFGVILFIRLTWVVGTAGAVCGFLIVLTCCCVTMLTAISMSAIATNGVVPAGGSYFMISRSLGPEFGGAVGMLFYTGTTLAAAMYIVGAVEIVLTYMAPWASIFGDFTKDAEAMYNNFRVYGTILLIFMGLIVFVGVKFVNKFATVALACVILSIIAVYVGIFDNIHGNEKLYMCVLGNRLLKDIPLDNCTKGDPFMVDIYCPGGKCDDYYLANNVTRVKGIKGLSSGVFYDNIFPSFLEKGQFISYGKNPTDIENTSGQSYNQIMADITTSFTLLIGIFFPSVTGIMAGSNRSGDLADAQKSIPIGTICAILTTSTVYLSSVMFFAGTVDNLLLRDKFGQSIGGKLVVANIAWPNQWVILIGSFLSTLGAGLQSLTGAPRLLQAIARDEIIPFLAPFAKSSSRGEPTRALLLTIVICQCGILLGNVDLLAPLLSMFFLMCYGFVNLACAVQTLLRTPNWRPRFKFYHWSLSLIGLTLCISVMIMTSWYFALIAMGMAIIIYKYIEYRGAEKEWGDGIRGMALTAARYSLLRLEEGPPHTKNWRPQILVLSKLNDNLLPKYRKIFSFATQLKAGKGLTICVSVIKGDHTKIANKAVDAKSTLRKYMTDEKVKGFCDVLVAQQIGEGLSSVVQTIGLGGMKPNTVIVGWPYSWRQEGRNSWKTFIQTVRTVAACHMALLVPKGINFYPESNHKIGGNIDIWWIVHDGGLLMLLPFLLKQHRTWRNCKLRIFTVAQIEDNSIQMKKDLKTFLYHLRIEADVEVVEMNNSDISAYTYERTLMMEQRNQMLRALGLNKKENSKVGQTIMDFKETSSDNKMSLVQTIVDHHYDATKTASKVRFADPTIEEIQNHDSQNDEKRNSIDLDGPEQEDAPETTSSKDDSTEKADGDLKSSVKPDEFNVRRMHTAIKLNEVIVEKSQDAQLVIMNLPGPPREVRAERESNYMEFLEVLTEGLEKVLMVRGGGREVITIYS from the exons ATGCAAAGTAACAGTGCAAAAGATGATTCGGATGAAATGGAAATAATACCATCCGAACACAATGGTACAGTTcacgaaacaaaaaatgaag ACTCAGGTGATATCCACAGGGCTGAAGAAAACCAAAAGTCCAACATCGACCCAAATCTATATTTATACGATGATGATTTGGCGACCAGGCCCCATATATCAACGTTCATTTCATCAATTGCCAATTATGAAAACACGATACCAGCGGCCACCGATCCCGATGCAAAGCCGGCAGCTCCATCGGCTCGAATGG gTACCCTAATTGGAGTGTTCTTGCCATGCATTCAAAATATCTTTGGTGTCATATTGTTCATTCGATTAACATGGGTTGTTGGAACGGCTGGCGCCGTGTGTGGATTCTTAATTGTGTTGACCTGCTGCTGTGTG ACAATGCTAACTGCGATTTCGATGTCGGCCATTGCAACGAATGGAGTGGTTCCTGCGGGAGGGAGCTACTTCATGATATCCCG ATCCCTGGGCCCTGAGTTTGGTGGTGCGGTGGGAATGTTGTTTTATACGGGAACCACATTAGCAGCGGCAATGTATATAGTCGGTGCTGTGGAAATCGTATTG ACATACATGGCGCCGTGGGCATCAATCTTTGGGGATTTCACCAAGGATGCTGAGGCGATGTATAACAATTTCCGCGTCTACGGCACAATATTGCTCATTTTTATGG GACTCATTGTGTTCGTGGGTGTGAAATTTGTCAACAAGTTCGCAACAGTGGCACTGGCCTGCGTCATTCTGTCGATAATAGCGGTCTATGTGGGAATATTTGACAATATCCATGGCAACGAAAAGCTATA CATGTGTGTTCTGGGAAATCGACTTTTGAAGGACATCCCACTGGACAATTGCACAAAGGGCGATCCATTCATGGTGGACATTTATTGCCCGGGTGGAAAATGCGATGACTACTACTTag CAAACAACGTTACTAGGGTGAAGGGCATCAAGGGACTGTCCAGTGGCGTTTTCTATGACAACATTTTCCCTTCGTTTTTGGAGAAGGGCCAGTTTATATCCTACGGCAAGAATCCAACTGATATTGAGAACACCAGTGGCCAGTCATACAACCAGATCATGGCCGATATTACCACATCGTTCACCCTGCTCATTGGCATTTTCTTCCCATCGGTAACAG GTATCATGGCTGGATCTAACCGTTCTGGAGACTTGGCTGACGCTCAAAAGAGTATACCCATCGGAACGATATGTGCTATTCTGACCACGAGTACGGTTTACTTATCTAGCGTCATGTTCTTTGCCGGCACAGTGGATAATCTCCTGCTGAGAGATAA ATTCGGTCAATCCATTGGTGGAAAATTGGTGGTGGCCAATATTGCCTGGCCCAACCAGTGGGTCATTCTGATTGGCTCTTTCCTGTCCACCCTTGGAGCTGGACTTCAGAGTTTAACGGGCGCACCGCGTCTACTTCAGGCCATTGCCAGGGACGAGATTATTCCCTTCCTGGCTCCATTCGCCAAGTCCTCGAGCCGTGGTGAACCCACCCGTGCCCTGCTCCTGACCATTGTCATTTGCCAGTGCGGTATTCTCCTGG GTAATGTCGACTTGTTGGCGCCTTTACTCTCCATGTTCTTCCTCATGTGCTACGGTTTTGTTAACCTGGCTTGCGCCGTACAAACCCTGCTGAGGACTCCCAATTGGAGACCTCGGTTCAAGTTCTACCACTGGAGCTTGTCCCTGATCGGCCTGACTCTGTGCATATCAGTCATGATCATGACATCCTGGTATTTCGCACTGATTGCTATGGGAATGGCCattattatttacaaataCATTGAGTACCGAGG TGCCGAAAAGGAGTGGGGTGATGGCATTCGTGGAATGGCCCTCACCGCCGCCAGGTACTCGCTCCTTCGTCTGGAGGAAGGCCCACCGCATACGAAAAATTGGCGTCCCCAAATTTTGGTGCTTTCAAAGCTCAATGATAACCTCTTGCCAAAGTATAGGAAGATATTCTCCTTTGCCACCCAGCTGAAAGCTGGCAAGGGACTGACGATTTGTGTGTCTGTGATAAAGGGCGACCACACGAAGATAGCTAACAAAGCAGTGGATGCTAAGTCCACGCTGCGCAAATACATGACCGACGAGAAGGTGAAGGGATTCTGCGATGTCCTGGTCGCCCAACAAATAGGCGAAGGCCTCAGTTCAGT TGTCCAGACCATTGGACTGGGAGGCATGAAGCCAAACACTGTCATCGTGGGATGGCCCTATAGCTGGCGGCAGGAGGGGCGCAACAGctggaagactttcatccagACAGTTCGCACGGTGGCCGCCTGCCACATGGCTCTCCTGGTGCCCAAGGGCATTAACTTCTATCCAGAATCGAACCACAAG ATTGGTGGCAACATCGACATCTGGTGGATTGTCCATGACGGCGGCCTGCTCATGTTGCTGCCGTTCTTGCTGAAGCAACATCGCACTTGGCGCAACTGCAAGCTGAGGATCTTCACTGTTGCTCAAATCGAGGACAACTCGATTCAAATGAAGAAAGATTTGAAGACATTCCTGTACCATCTGCGAATCGAGGCAGATGTCGAAGTGGTTGAGATG AATAACAGCGACATTTCTGCCTATACCTATGAGCGGACACTTATGATGGAACAGCGTAATCAGATGCTGAGAGCATTaggtttaaataaaaaagaaaactccAAAGTG GGTCAGACTATAATGGACTTTAAGGAAACATCCAGTGATAATAAAATGTCTTTG GTTCAAACAATTGTAGACCACCATTATGACGCCACCAAAACGGCGTCTAAAGTTCGCTTCGCCGATCCAACTATAGAAGAAATACAAAATCAC GATTCTCAAAACGATGAGAAACGTAACTCAATTGATTTGGATGGTCCCGAACAAGAGGACGCACCTGAAACTACTTCTAGCAAGGATGATTCAACAGAGAAAGCCGACGGAGACTTAAAGTCCAGTGTGAAACC gGATGAGTTCAATGTTCGTCGCATGCACACAGCAATAAAACTAAATGAAGTTATTGTAGAAAAGTCACAGGACGCCCAGTTGGTTATTATGAATCTACCGGGTCCTCCTAGGGAAGTGAGAGCGGAGCGTGAAAGCAATT ATATGGAATTTCTGGAGGTATTAACAGAGGGCCTTGAAAAAGTGTTAATGGTTCGTGGAGGAGGCCGTGAAGTTATAACAATTTACTCTTAA